Proteins encoded together in one Pseudoroseomonas cervicalis window:
- a CDS encoding DUF6950 family protein, with the protein MTRPMPTRPRVQDWPERLAELIEARREMPFTWGLHDCCTFAADAAVALTGSDPMAQFRGRYSDEEGAAAMVGQGGLEEKVAAELAAWGAREIRPAFAQRGDWALVMVGNDLMSGVVIGAEVAVPGPDGLRFVSLQAARRCWGI; encoded by the coding sequence ATGACCCGCCCCATGCCGACCCGGCCGAGGGTGCAGGACTGGCCGGAGCGCCTGGCGGAGCTGATCGAGGCGCGGCGCGAGATGCCCTTCACCTGGGGGCTGCACGACTGCTGCACCTTCGCGGCCGACGCAGCGGTAGCCCTGACCGGCTCCGATCCCATGGCGCAGTTCCGGGGCCGCTACAGCGACGAGGAAGGCGCGGCCGCCATGGTTGGGCAAGGCGGGCTGGAGGAGAAGGTGGCGGCCGAGCTGGCCGCCTGGGGCGCCCGGGAGATCCGGCCCGCCTTCGCGCAGCGGGGGGATTGGGCCTTGGTCATGGTCGGCAACGACCTGATGAGCGGCGTCGTCATCGGGGCCGAGGTCGCGGTGCCCGGGCCGGATGGCCTCCGCTTCGTGTCTCTGCAAGCAGCGCGCCGCTGCTGGGGAATTTGA